In one Lolium rigidum isolate FL_2022 chromosome 3, APGP_CSIRO_Lrig_0.1, whole genome shotgun sequence genomic region, the following are encoded:
- the LOC124703629 gene encoding uncharacterized protein LOC124703629, whose translation MAAITTTTTAPSSFRISSSPPPTTSTPRSNLTFHARNRCHSRLACRATDVSGAEPSAPPEAGGGRSWVPVVPLAALPRGERRVIVQDGDEILLLWYKDEVFAIENRSPAEGAYSEGLLNAKLTQDGCIICPSTDSTFDLRTGEIKEWYPKNPVLRALTPVLRKLFVYPAKTDGENIYISIRGAGASVGSAEILFSGKAQPGSTASDVNIEEVRMVVDEGVGGFGFTPYNELINGRAAIIGFLLLIDFELLTGKGLLRGTGLLDFIYAISRAFS comes from the exons ATGGcggccatcaccaccaccaccaccgcgccCTCCTCCTTCCGCATCTCCTCCtcaccaccaccaacaacctCTACCCCGCGTAGCAACCTCACCTTCCACGCGCGCAACCGCTGCCACTCCAGGCTCGCCTGCCGTGCCACCGATGTGTCCGGGGCCGAGCCCTCCGCGCCGCCCGAGGCCGGAGGCGGCCGCAGCTGGGTGCCGGTCGTGCCGCTCGCGGCGCTCCCGCGCGGGGAGCGCCGGGTGATCGTGCAGGACGGGGACGAGATCCTGCTTCTCTGGTACAAAGATGAAGTCTTTGCCATCGAGAACCGCTCCCCGGCCGAGGGCGCATACTCGGAGGGCCTCCTCAACGCCAAGCTCACGCAG GACGGTTGCATCATTTGCCCATCAACAGATAGTACATTTGATCTTCGCACTGGGGAAATAAAAGAATGGTACCCGAAAAACCCTGTTTTAAGGGCTCTAACACCTGTTCTGCGGAAACTATTCGTGTACCCTGCGAAAACGGATGGAGAAAATATATACATCAGCATTAGGGGAGCTGGTGCCTCTGTTGGATCAGCTGAGATCCTGTTCAGTGGGAAAGCTCAGCCTGGCAGTACAGCATCTGATGTTAACATCGAAGAG GTGAGAATGGTAGTCGATGAAGGTGTTGGAGGTTTTGGTTTCACCCCTTACAATGAACTTATCAACGGAAGAGCTGCCATAATTGGCTTTCTGTTGCTGATAGATTTTGAACTTTTAACTGGTAAAGGCCTTCTTAGGGGAACTGGTTTATTGGACTTCATCTATGCAATTTCAAGAGCTTTCAGCTGA